CCGTCCAGCTCGGCCGCCTCGTACTGCTCGACGGGCACGTCCAGCAGCGCCGCCATGAAGATCACCATCAGGTCGCCGATGCCCCAGACCGCGAGCATGGTCAGCGCAGGCTTCGACCAGGACGCGTCGTTGAACCAGCCGGGCGTCGGCAGCCCGAGGTCGCCCAGGATCGAGTCGACCGGCCCCGTCCCCGGGTTGAGCAGGAAGACGAAGGCGAGGGTCGCGGCCACCGGGGGCGCGAGGTAGGGCAGGTAGAACAAGGTGCGGAAGAGCCCGGTGGCGGTCTTGATCCGGGTGATCAGCAGCCCGATGCCGAGCCCGAACACCACCCGGCAGGTGACCATGACGACCACCAGCCAGAGGGTGTTCCGCAGCGACGGCCAGAACATCGGATAGTCGGTGAAGACATACGTCCAGTTCGTCAGCCCGTTGAAGACCGGCGCCCCGAACCCGTCGTACTTCGTGAACGAGAAGTAGACGGTCGAGATCATCGGGTACGCGAAGAAGAAGCAGAAGCCGACCAGCCAGGGCGACAGGAACGCCACCGTGCGCAGCGCCGACCTGCGGCGCTTGGAGCGGAGCGTGTACGTGGTCATCGGAGGCTACTTGGCCTTGGCGATGTCGGTGTCGATCTGCGCGGCGGTCTTCTCCAGACCGGCCTGGAGGTCCTTCACCGAGCCCTTCTCGTACTGGTAGCCGAAGTCCTGGAGGGTCTGCTGGTACGTGGCCCCGTTGACGGCCCCGTCCGGGGTGTTGGAGTGCGGGTTCCGCGCGATGTCCAGGAAGGTCTTGAAGCGCGGGTCGAACTTCAGGTCGGGAGACTTCAGCGCCTCGAAGGTGGAGGGCACGTTCTTGATGCCGTTGGCGAAGTCGACCACCGCCTGCGTGTCGCTGGTCATGAACTTCACCAGCTCCCACGCGGCGTTCTGCTTCTTGCTGGCGGGCGCGATGCCCATGATCGTGCCGGAGAGGAAGCCCTTGCCGTAGGTGTCGGCCTCGTCGTCGGCGACGGGCATCGGCGCGACCCCGATCTCGAAGTCCGCCCCCGCCTCCTCGGCCATGCCGAGCCGCCACTCGCCGTCCATCTGCATGGCGACCTGGCCGGTCTGGAACGGGTGCTTCGCGCCCCACTCGTCACCGAAGGAGCCCCGGTACTTCTCCAGCCTGTCGTAGCCGCCGAGGTCCTCGACCAGCTTCTTCTGGTACGTGAACATCTCCGCGAAGGCCGGGTCCTTGGCGATGTTCGACTTGCCGTCCGCGTCGAAGTACGCGTGGTCCCAGGAGCCCAGGTAGTGGTCGGCGACCGACTCGTAGCCGTGGAAGGTCGGCATGAAGCCGAGCTGTTCGTAGCCGTCGCCCTTGGTGACGGTCAGCTTCTCGGCGTCGGCGGCGAACTCGGAGAGGGTCTTCGGCGGCGCGGCGATCCCGGCCTTCGCGAAGGCGTCCTTGTTGTAGTACAGCCCGTACGCGTCGGCCAGCAGGGGCAGCGAGCAGCGCTTGCCCTCGAACTGCGTGTAGTCCAGGAGCACCTTGGGGAAGGTCTTCTCCAGGTCGAGCTTCGACTTCTCGATGAACGGCGTCAGGTCGGCGAAGGCGCCGGACGAGCAGAACTTGCCGACGTTCGACGTGGTGAACGAGGACACGACGTCCGGTCCGTTCGAACCCCCGGCGCGCAGCGCCTGGTTGAGCTTGTCGTCGTTGATGTTGCCGACGACCTTCACCTTGATGTTCGGGTGGGCCTTCTCGAAGCGGTCCACGTTGTCCTGGACCGCCTTGACCTCGGACGGCGCACTCCAGCCGTGCCAGAAGTTGATGGTGGTCTTGGCGTCCGGGTCGTCCGAGGCGCCGCTCTGCGACTGGCCGGTACACGCGGTGGCGAGGACGGATATCGCGGCGACCGCGACGGCTG
The DNA window shown above is from Streptomyces sp. NBC_00247 and carries:
- a CDS encoding carbohydrate ABC transporter permease: MTTYTLRSKRRRSALRTVAFLSPWLVGFCFFFAYPMISTVYFSFTKYDGFGAPVFNGLTNWTYVFTDYPMFWPSLRNTLWLVVVMVTCRVVFGLGIGLLITRIKTATGLFRTLFYLPYLAPPVAATLAFVFLLNPGTGPVDSILGDLGLPTPGWFNDASWSKPALTMLAVWGIGDLMVIFMAALLDVPVEQYEAAELDGASAWQRFRFVTLPNISPIVMFAVVTGVIQAMQYYTQPLVAGKVASGVIGGSGQSFEPGYPDKSTLTLPQLVYNLGFQRFDYGSACVVALVLFALAMAFTALLMRGRNNLVQAGD
- a CDS encoding ABC transporter substrate-binding protein, producing MRRISLTTAAVAVAAISVLATACTGQSQSGASDDPDAKTTINFWHGWSAPSEVKAVQDNVDRFEKAHPNIKVKVVGNINDDKLNQALRAGGSNGPDVVSSFTTSNVGKFCSSGAFADLTPFIEKSKLDLEKTFPKVLLDYTQFEGKRCSLPLLADAYGLYYNKDAFAKAGIAAPPKTLSEFAADAEKLTVTKGDGYEQLGFMPTFHGYESVADHYLGSWDHAYFDADGKSNIAKDPAFAEMFTYQKKLVEDLGGYDRLEKYRGSFGDEWGAKHPFQTGQVAMQMDGEWRLGMAEEAGADFEIGVAPMPVADDEADTYGKGFLSGTIMGIAPASKKQNAAWELVKFMTSDTQAVVDFANGIKNVPSTFEALKSPDLKFDPRFKTFLDIARNPHSNTPDGAVNGATYQQTLQDFGYQYEKGSVKDLQAGLEKTAAQIDTDIAKAK